The segment TGCCCATCAGTTTCAGCTGGATGATCCGGGAACGGATAGCAGCAGGCATCTCCTGCACGGTGCAGTGGAGACGGTATTGACCTCGCCGGAGGCGACCAGGATCATGCGCAGATCTGCGGCTTCACTGCGGGAAATCGCCGAGTCGATGCGCGGCAGAGTAGATCTGGTAATTGCTGAAGGGTTCAAAGCTGCAGATTATCCCAAGATCGCCCTAATTCGCCGCACAGAGGACCAGATAACGCTGCAAAAGGAAGCGACGAACATACGCCTGTGGTTAAGCTGGGAAGAGGCTGCGGAATGGCAAAGTGCAGCGTTTGATTCCCGGATTAGCCAGGATACTCCTCCGGTATTGTCTCTGCGGGAGCAGGCGCTTGCGGATCAGGCGGTCATCGCGCTGGCGCTGGCGCTGCTTCAGTCCTAAATTCTACTACAGGAGGTGCCCTTGGTGCTGACAGGAATTATACTGGCGGGCGGACAGAACTCCCGGATGCAGGGCCGCAATAAAGCCCTCCTGACTTACCACGGGGAACCGTTCATTGTCCGGCAGGTGAGGGAGCTGCAGACCCTGTGCTCCAGCGTGATTGTAGTCACGAACGATCCTTCCCCGTATCTGGAACATCTTCCATTGGATATTCAATATATACCGGATGTCTATGCCGGGCATGGGCCGCTGAGCGGATTTCATGCCGCTTTTGCCAGCGCGGAGACGGACTATGCCTGGGTGGTAAGCTGTGACAGCCCTGATATATCAGCTCCGGCCGCCTCATGGATGCTTGCCCGGCTGGAAGCAGGCGGTTATGATGCGGTTCTGCCGGTGATTGGCGGCAAGCATCAGATGCTGCATGGCGTATACCGGGCGCACCGGATCTTGCCGGACATTACAGCAAGACTTGCGAACCGTGAGTACCGGCTGGCTGGTTTATTAGAATCAATGCACTGGCTAGGGGTGGGAAGGGATGAGCTGGCCGGTGCGGGGTTAGAGGAAGATTTCGCGGCAGATATAGATACACCCGAGCAATATGAGCAGCTGCTGCATCTATCGAAGGGAAGTGAGCGAATGGGCCATTCGTTATTTGAAATTACAGAGTCCGCGATTATACCCGCTGAGGTATCCGATAAAGTTCTGCGCAGAGAAGCCGGGGCGATTACCTTATTCATCGGGACGGTGCGTGAGTTCACGCAGGGGAAGAAAACCTTGTATCTTGAATATGAAGCATACCCGTCCATGGCTGTAACGCAGCTGAAGCGCATCGGGCAGGAAGTGCTGGAGCGCTGGCCGGATACGAAGGTTGCAGTCACCCACCGGATCGGCAGGCTGGAGATTACCGATATTGCCGTGGTCATCGCAGTCTCCTCGCCCCACCGTAAGGCTGCCTATGAAGCGAATGAATACGTGATTGAGCGGATCAAGCAAATCGTCCCGATCTGGAAAAAAGAAACCGGCGAGGACGGCAAAGCGTGGATTGGCGACCAGCTCGGGCAGCAGACGTACCCCGAGGGACGGCCCGACTTGCCGGATATTCCGGCGGAGGACGAGAGGTAGCTAAAAGGAGGAACGTTCAATGAATGCAGAACAGGTCATGCAGGAGCTTGAAGCGCTTGGCAAGGAACGGACCAAGAAGATATATACCGCAAACGGCGCACGGGAACCGCTATTTGGTGTGGCTACCGGTGCCATGAAACCGATCTTCAAGCAAACCGGAATCAATCAGGCGCTGGCTGAGGAGCTGTATGCCACAGGTAATTATGATGCGATGTATTTTGCCGGGATCATTGCCGACCCGAACGGGATGACAGAGGCGGACTATAACCGCTGGATGGACGGGGCTTATTTCTATATGCTGTCCGATTTCGTGGTGGCTGTCACCTTGGCTGAAGCAGATATTGCCCAGCAGGTGGCGGATGAGTGGATCAGGAGCGGAGAGGATCTTAGAATGTCGGCAGGCTGGAGCTGTTACTGCTGGCTGCTGGGAAGCCGCCCGGATCAGGAGTTCCAGCGCGACAAGCTGGCCGGGATGCTGGAGCTTGTGGGTAAGACCATTCATGACTCCCCGGAGCGTACCCGGTACTCTATGAACAATTTTATGTATACCGTAGCCGTGTCCTATTCACCGCTGCATGATCTGGCATGTGAGACGGCGGAGCGGGTGGGTCCGGTCGAGGTGGGCAAGGACAAGCCGAAGAGCAAGCTTATCAGCGCTTACGATAATATTATGAAGGCTGTGGACAAAGGACGGACCGGCTTCAAACGCAAACATGTGAGATGTTAGTCCGCAAGGATAGGTGAACATCCGGTAACGCTTCGTCTTTTCTGGTTAATAAATGCTATGCATTTGGACAACCTATTCCCTATCCTGGAAGAAAAGAGGCGGTTAAGATGTCAACTACACACCATAGTCACGAGGAAGCCGTTGAGACGGTCCGCAAGCTGATCAAGGGTATTGATATGGCTATGCTTACCACGATTTCGGAGGAAGGGCTGGTCTCCCGGCCCATGAAGACACAGGAGGTTGAATTCGACGGAGACTTGTGGTTCCTGACCAAGAAGGATACGAGCAAGTTCGGGGAGATTCTGTATGATCCCCGGGTGAACGTGGTCTATGCAGATAAGTCCTATGTCTCCATCCGTGGAACGGCTGAGATTGTAACCGACGTGAACAAGAAGAAAGAGCTCTGGAGTGCAGGGTACGATACGTTCCTGAAGACAAGCTATGATGACCCGGATGTGATTCTGATTAAAGTCCATGCCGAAGCGGCGGAGTACTGGAAGAGCGGCAACCTGGCCGAGAAGGCGGTATACATGTTCAAGCGGATGACCGGCCAGGACACGGACAAGCTGAATCTGAATCAGACGGTCGAGCTGGAATAGAGTAGACAGACAGACGGTTTTGGAAGCTTACAGGTTCATAGGTTCTGCAACGGAGAGATCAACAGAGTTCATCTGGGGGTCTCTTTTTTTGCTGTGGAGCCGTAAATAAGATCATTGTCACATTACATACTGCTCATGTGTTATATCTATATGTTTCGCAGAAAGGAGACTATCGTGGACGCTATTGGAGACAAGATTAAGAGGATACAGGACGGGGAAGGAGGCCTTTACTCCGATGTGATCAGGCTATACCAGCAGCGGATTTACCTCTACTGCTATCGCTTGCTGAATAACAAGGAAGAGGCGGAAGATGCGGTACAGGACATCCTGATCAAGGCCTACCAGAATATCGGACAGTACAAGCCGCAGGCAGATTTCGCATCATGGCTCTACAAAATTGCTTACCATCACTGTCTGAACCTGCTGCGGCGGCAGAAATTCCAGCAACAGGTGCGGAAGCTGCTCCTGCAGGAGGTTACGGTGAAGAGCGCCGAGCAGACGGCCCATAACCGGCTGTTCAGCGAGCCTGTCGCGGCCGCCCTGGCGAAGCTCGGTGTGGACGACCGGAATTTGTTGATCCTGCGGATTTATGAAGATAAATCATTTGCGGAAATCAGTGAAATTCTGGGTGTGAGTACGGCTACCGTACGCAAAAGATATGAACGGACGAGGGGAAAGCTGAAAAAAGCGATTGAGAGAAAGGAGAAACAATTATGGGCAAGCGTGAATTAACGCCGGAGGAGCAGTTTCTGAAGGAGGGTGACCGTTCAGCACATTGGAACACCGTTGATGTTCATGAACCAGTCATGAAGGCGCTCGGGCTTGAGGGGGCCTTGTCTGCTGAAGAAGACGAGAACCTGCTGCAGACCCTTCCGCCAAGCGGAGAAGAACCAAAAGTAATGCGCAGAATGGAAACAAGAACCGGGCGGAGACAGAAGCGGATTCCGGTGAAGAGCTGGGCGGCGGCGGTCCTGGCATTGGTCTTGCTGGGCGGCGGCTACACCCAGTTCTCCGGCAAACTTCAGCAAGGGGCTGAAGCCCAGAGTTCGGATGAGGTCCGGCAAGGGGCCGGAGCCCGGTATAAGGTGCTGCCGTATCAGCCGCTTCCGGCGACGGCTTCCGGCGGAACGCTGATTGAGAAGGCGAAAGAACCCTTGAAGCCTTATATTCCAGAAGCACAGCCGGGTATAGAGGATGAAGCCAACCAGAA is part of the Paenibacillus sp. FSL M7-0420 genome and harbors:
- the mobB gene encoding molybdopterin-guanine dinucleotide biosynthesis protein B; this translates as MESQHAAVQRPVPVLQIVGYKNSGKTTLACRLIHALSAQGLRVGSAKHDAHQFQLDDPGTDSSRHLLHGAVETVLTSPEATRIMRRSAASLREIAESMRGRVDLVIAEGFKAADYPKIALIRRTEDQITLQKEATNIRLWLSWEEAAEWQSAAFDSRISQDTPPVLSLREQALADQAVIALALALLQS
- a CDS encoding molybdenum cofactor biosynthesis protein MoaE yields the protein MGHSLFEITESAIIPAEVSDKVLRREAGAITLFIGTVREFTQGKKTLYLEYEAYPSMAVTQLKRIGQEVLERWPDTKVAVTHRIGRLEITDIAVVIAVSSPHRKAAYEANEYVIERIKQIVPIWKKETGEDGKAWIGDQLGQQTYPEGRPDLPDIPAEDER
- a CDS encoding DNA alkylation repair protein, which gives rise to MNAEQVMQELEALGKERTKKIYTANGAREPLFGVATGAMKPIFKQTGINQALAEELYATGNYDAMYFAGIIADPNGMTEADYNRWMDGAYFYMLSDFVVAVTLAEADIAQQVADEWIRSGEDLRMSAGWSCYCWLLGSRPDQEFQRDKLAGMLELVGKTIHDSPERTRYSMNNFMYTVAVSYSPLHDLACETAERVGPVEVGKDKPKSKLISAYDNIMKAVDKGRTGFKRKHVRC
- a CDS encoding pyridoxamine 5'-phosphate oxidase family protein, which gives rise to MSTTHHSHEEAVETVRKLIKGIDMAMLTTISEEGLVSRPMKTQEVEFDGDLWFLTKKDTSKFGEILYDPRVNVVYADKSYVSIRGTAEIVTDVNKKKELWSAGYDTFLKTSYDDPDVILIKVHAEAAEYWKSGNLAEKAVYMFKRMTGQDTDKLNLNQTVELE
- a CDS encoding RNA polymerase sigma factor, which gives rise to MDAIGDKIKRIQDGEGGLYSDVIRLYQQRIYLYCYRLLNNKEEAEDAVQDILIKAYQNIGQYKPQADFASWLYKIAYHHCLNLLRRQKFQQQVRKLLLQEVTVKSAEQTAHNRLFSEPVAAALAKLGVDDRNLLILRIYEDKSFAEISEILGVSTATVRKRYERTRGKLKKAIERKEKQLWASVN